The proteins below come from a single Larimichthys crocea isolate SSNF chromosome XIV, L_crocea_2.0, whole genome shotgun sequence genomic window:
- the LOC104923970 gene encoding alpha-2 adrenergic receptor, whose translation MDSFNASGMDAFTVIHLNSSWSRDSGYSLAAIASIAALVSFLILFTVVGNILVVIAVLTSRALKAPQNLFLVSLATADILVATLVMPFSLANELMGYWYFGKVWCGIYLALDVLFCTSSIVHLCAISLDRYWSVTQAVEYNLKRTPKRVKCIILIVWLISAFISSPPLISIDSNNENSSMPQCVLNDDTWYILSSSIASFFAPCLIMILVYIRIYQVAKTRTRTMSGKNARPDGVTQTENGLSKANSPFHGEKENGHCQCPPTPSQRTVTIGQQTEDADMEESSSSEGKGHKLQQQEQQQQDSQRAKRTSQKKNSLSKHSTRISRVSNKSIDLFTSRRKRRRSSLARKKVSQAREKRFTFVLAVVMGVFVVCWFPFFFSYSLYGVCRDSCKIPDPLFKFFFWIGYCNSSLNPAIYTIFNRDFRRAFQKILCKSWKKSF comes from the coding sequence ATGGATTCGTTTAACGCCAGCGGAATGGACGCGTTCACGGTGATCCATCTGAATTCCTCCTGGAGTAGGGACAGTGGATATTCTTTGGCAGCGATTGCCAGCATTGCTGCCCTTGTAAGTTTCCTCATTCTATTCACCGTTGTTGGAAATATTCTGGTGGTTATTGCGGTGTTGACAAGCAGGGCACTGAAAGCCCCGCAGAACCTCTTTCTGGTGTCTCTGGCCACCGCGGACATCCTGGTCGCCACTTTGGTGATGCCGTTTTCTCTGGCGAATGAACTTATGGGCTACTGGTATTTTGGAAAAGTTTGGTGCGGTATTTATCTGGCTTTGGATGTTTTGTTCTGCACTTCGTCTATTGTTCATCTGTGCGCAATAAGCCTGGACCGCTACTGGTCCGTTACGCAGGCTGTAGAGTACAACCTGAAGCGGACTCCTAAACGCGTCAAGTGTATAATCTTAATCGTGTGGCTTATATCtgctttcatctcctctccacctctcatATCTATAGAcagcaacaatgaaaacagctctATGCCTCAGTGCGTGCTGAACGATGACACTTGGTACATACTCTCCTCCAGCATCGCGTCCTTCTTCGCACCGTGCTTAATCATGATCCTGGTGTATATCAGAATATACCAGGTGGccaaaaccagaaccagaaccatgTCGGGGAAAAATGCAAGGCCAGATGGTGTTACACAAACTGAGAATGGATTGAGCAAAGCCAACTCCCCTTTCCATGGCGAGAAAGAGAACGGTCACTGTCAGTGCCCGCCTACGCCCAGCCAACGCACCGTCACCATCGGGCAACAGACTGAGGATGCAGACATGGAGGAGAGCTCCTCCTCAGAGGGCAAAGGTCACAAActccagcagcaggagcagcagcagcaggactctCAGAGAGCCAAGAGGACCAGCCAAAAGAAAAACTCCCTCTCCAAACACTCCACTCGCATCTCCAGAGTCAGTAACAAATCCATAGACCTCTTCACCTCCAGGAGGAAACGTCGCCGGAGCTCCTTGGCCAGGAAAAAGGTCTCACAAGCCAGAGAAAAGAGGTTTACATTTGTCCTGGCTGTGGTCATGGgggtgtttgttgtgtgttggttcCCCTTTTTCTTCAGCTACAGCCTGTACGGCGTGTGCAGGGACTCCTGTAAGATCCCAGACCCGCTCTTTAAATTCTTCTTCTGGATTGGCTACTGTAACAGCTCCCTCAACCCTGCCATCTACACCATCTTCAACCGGGACTTCCGACGCGCCTTCCAGAAGATCCTCTGCAAGTCGTGGAAAAAGTCCTTTTAG